A genomic window from Syntrophales bacterium includes:
- a CDS encoding class I SAM-dependent methyltransferase yields the protein MKDIGNIDDRYLDACREVFWQKVFQHELEYLALHLKGCRDVLSIGCGPAVIEGGLAALGFNVTGVDVSREALNCAPDNVRTVVARAEDMSFPDSSFDAAIYVASLQFVGDYRAALERTTRVLRPHGRIIIMLLNTESDFVKKKSRDPDSYMHMIKHRDVREIEDVIAEKYSITTEYFLGVKDDAIFESKDANGAALYIIRGTIRSSLAGNRSL from the coding sequence ATGAAAGATATTGGAAATATTGACGATCGTTATCTTGATGCATGCCGGGAAGTGTTCTGGCAAAAGGTCTTCCAGCATGAACTCGAGTATCTTGCCTTGCACCTGAAAGGCTGCCGGGATGTTCTGAGTATCGGTTGTGGTCCGGCGGTTATAGAAGGCGGATTGGCCGCACTGGGCTTTAATGTCACGGGGGTTGATGTATCGCGGGAGGCCCTGAACTGCGCGCCGGACAATGTCAGAACCGTTGTCGCCCGAGCGGAAGACATGTCGTTTCCGGATAGCTCCTTCGATGCCGCGATTTATGTCGCCTCACTTCAGTTTGTCGGTGACTATCGTGCAGCGCTGGAAAGGACGACCCGTGTTCTGCGTCCTCACGGCAGGATTATCATCATGCTTCTCAACACCGAATCGGACTTTGTGAAAAAAAAGTCTCGTGATCCGGACTCATATATGCACATGATCAAACACAGAGACGTGCGAGAGATCGAAGATGTGATTGCCGAGAAATACAGCATTACGACGGAATATTTTCTTGGCGTGAAGGACGATGCCATATTCGAAAGCAAAGATGCGAATGGCGCGGCTTTGTACATCATCCGGGGGACAATCCGGTCGTCACTGGCGGGGAACAGGTCTTTGTGA
- a CDS encoding FAD-dependent oxidoreductase: protein MKEQRKILVIGGSAAGPKAAAKARRIDNDAHVIILQKEADLSMASCGYPYYVGGFFDDRNQLLCTPAGLVRNPMFYLNAKDIEAHVNTEVTAIDRKNKIVSFRNLINGETGTMPYDKLVIATGAVPRMPPVPGVDLEGITTLQSMKDADFLRNIRDEGKIKKAVVIGGGLIGIETCEALQLAGIEITVIELLPQLLTFLDWELAKLVENHVRSKGANVITENGIAAFLGENGKLVGIKLENGTELPCELAVVAIGVRPNVKLAKEAGLKIGELGGIDVNECMQTSDPDIYAAGDCVETVNRITGRKVHAPYGDLANLQGRVAGENAASTNCVTFPGTIQTGICKVFDYGAGSTGLSETAARRQEYKDSITVINASPDKPGFMEGKLLVTKLTADIKTGRVLGAQCIGPGNVAKQIAQWAMAIQGSLTVEDLINADLPYAPPFSLAIDHFIATAHIMQNKMKGRMKGVSCRDVYEKYKAGEKPFLIDVREPEEFEEMRLGIGETLIPLGALRRRLNELPQDKNKEIICFCKISLRGYEAALALEGNGWKNVKVMEGGIMAWPFPRDK, encoded by the coding sequence ATGAAAGAGCAAAGAAAAATTCTCGTGATCGGTGGGTCGGCAGCCGGTCCCAAGGCGGCGGCCAAGGCCCGCCGGATCGACAATGACGCCCATGTGATCATCTTGCAGAAGGAAGCGGATCTCTCCATGGCGTCCTGCGGTTACCCCTATTATGTGGGCGGTTTTTTTGATGACCGCAACCAGCTTTTATGCACACCGGCGGGATTGGTGCGTAATCCCATGTTCTATCTCAACGCCAAGGACATTGAAGCGCACGTGAATACGGAAGTCACGGCTATTGACCGGAAAAACAAAATCGTGTCGTTCAGGAATCTGATAAACGGTGAAACCGGCACAATGCCCTACGACAAACTTGTGATCGCGACCGGTGCCGTGCCCCGCATGCCGCCGGTACCGGGTGTGGACCTTGAGGGAATCACAACGCTGCAGTCCATGAAAGATGCTGATTTTCTGAGGAACATCCGCGACGAAGGAAAAATCAAAAAAGCCGTCGTGATCGGCGGGGGATTGATCGGCATCGAGACCTGCGAAGCACTGCAGCTGGCAGGTATCGAAATTACCGTCATCGAGCTTTTGCCGCAGCTTCTGACTTTTTTGGATTGGGAACTGGCCAAGCTCGTGGAAAATCATGTCCGTAGCAAAGGCGCGAATGTCATAACCGAAAACGGCATTGCCGCTTTCCTGGGAGAAAACGGGAAACTGGTGGGTATCAAACTGGAAAACGGCACCGAGTTGCCCTGCGAACTGGCGGTTGTCGCCATCGGTGTGCGGCCCAATGTAAAACTTGCGAAAGAAGCGGGTCTCAAAATCGGCGAACTGGGCGGTATCGACGTAAACGAATGTATGCAGACCTCCGATCCTGATATTTACGCCGCCGGTGATTGTGTGGAAACCGTCAACCGCATCACCGGCAGGAAGGTACACGCGCCGTACGGTGACTTGGCCAATCTCCAGGGTCGCGTGGCCGGTGAAAACGCCGCCTCGACAAACTGCGTCACTTTTCCCGGAACAATTCAGACCGGTATCTGCAAGGTTTTCGATTATGGAGCGGGATCTACGGGTCTTTCCGAAACAGCGGCAAGGCGACAGGAATATAAAGATAGTATCACCGTGATCAACGCGAGTCCCGATAAACCCGGTTTTATGGAAGGTAAGCTCCTTGTCACCAAGCTTACGGCGGATATCAAAACAGGACGCGTACTGGGCGCACAGTGCATAGGCCCGGGAAATGTCGCCAAGCAGATCGCCCAGTGGGCGATGGCTATCCAGGGATCGTTGACAGTTGAAGACTTGATCAATGCCGATCTTCCCTACGCGCCGCCCTTTTCATTGGCGATAGATCATTTCATCGCCACGGCGCACATCATGCAAAATAAAATGAAAGGCCGCATGAAAGGTGTCAGCTGCAGAGACGTCTACGAAAAGTACAAAGCAGGTGAAAAACCCTTTCTCATCGACGTACGTGAACCTGAAGAATTCGAGGAAATGCGCCTGGGCATAGGCGAGACGCTGATCCCACTGGGAGCCCTGCGTAGACGGCTCAATGAACTGCCGCAAGACAAGAACAAAGAAATAATCTGTTTCTGTAAGATTTCGCTTCGCGGCTACGAAGCAGCACTGGCCCTGGAAGGCAACGGATGGAAAAACGTGAAGGTGATGGAAGGTGGAATCATGGCCTGGCCCTTCCCAAGAGACAAATAG
- a CDS encoding electron transfer flavoprotein subunit alpha: protein MALLKIDQDKCAGCGACVDACPFGALSMVDGVIEVSDACTACGACLLSCPMHALSLLKEQEPELTIDLTAYSGIWVWVEQFRGELGGISIEMLGQGRILADRRGVPLTACVMGHEVGHIVEKAISYGADRVFHVDDPTLAVYRTAPYARVLIDLVQEYKPEALILGASSRGRDLAGSVASILHTGLTADCTGLEIDPETGLLLQTRPAFGGNIMAAIVCPYHRPQMATMRQHVAEMPVADPNRRGQVVAVKAVLKEEDITTRVVDSILEKEEVSLADARIIVSGGGGVGGPEGFKTIRLLADALGGAVGASRSAVDRGWISYAHQVGQTGRTVHPDLYVACGISGQMQHLAGMKTSRIIVAVNKDPKAPIFTVADYGIVGDLFEVVPELAEQFREKLRR, encoded by the coding sequence ATGGCTCTGCTGAAAATTGATCAAGACAAGTGCGCCGGCTGTGGAGCCTGTGTCGATGCCTGCCCCTTCGGGGCCCTCAGCATGGTGGATGGCGTAATAGAGGTCAGCGACGCCTGCACGGCCTGCGGCGCGTGCCTCCTTTCCTGCCCCATGCATGCCCTGAGCCTGCTCAAAGAGCAGGAACCGGAGCTTACCATAGACCTGACCGCCTACAGCGGCATATGGGTTTGGGTGGAACAGTTTCGCGGGGAACTGGGCGGCATCTCCATAGAGATGCTGGGCCAGGGACGGATACTGGCCGACCGGCGGGGCGTCCCGTTGACAGCGTGCGTCATGGGACACGAAGTGGGCCATATCGTCGAAAAGGCGATCTCATACGGGGCGGACCGCGTCTTCCATGTGGACGACCCCACTCTCGCCGTTTACAGGACGGCCCCTTACGCCAGGGTCCTGATCGACCTGGTGCAGGAGTACAAGCCGGAGGCGCTTATCCTCGGTGCCAGCTCGCGAGGCCGCGACCTTGCCGGTTCCGTGGCCTCGATTCTCCACACCGGCCTCACCGCGGACTGCACCGGCCTGGAAATCGATCCCGAGACGGGCTTGTTGCTGCAGACCCGGCCGGCCTTCGGCGGCAACATCATGGCCGCCATCGTCTGCCCCTATCACCGACCGCAGATGGCTACCATGCGGCAACATGTCGCTGAAATGCCCGTTGCGGACCCGAACCGTCGGGGACAGGTCGTCGCCGTGAAGGCAGTCCTGAAAGAGGAGGATATAACGACCCGAGTGGTCGACTCTATCCTGGAAAAAGAGGAGGTCAGCCTGGCCGATGCCCGAATCATCGTCTCCGGCGGCGGTGGTGTCGGCGGGCCGGAGGGCTTTAAAACGATCCGCCTGTTGGCCGACGCCCTGGGCGGTGCCGTGGGGGCATCCCGCTCCGCCGTTGACAGGGGGTGGATATCGTACGCCCACCAAGTGGGCCAGACAGGACGGACCGTGCATCCCGACCTGTATGTCGCCTGCGGCATATCCGGCCAAATGCAGCATCTGGCCGGCATGAAGACATCGAGGATCATCGTCGCCGTCAACAAAGACCCCAAAGCTCCCATCTTCACTGTCGCCGATTACGGCATCGTGGGTGATCTGTTCGAGGTTGTCCCGGAACTGGCGGAGCAATTCAGGGAAAAGCTGCGGCGCTAA
- the lexA gene encoding transcriptional repressor LexA, with protein sequence MKQKRTIQSVSGQIGRFYREHRRMPSFSEMVGLLGVRSKSVVNFWVDKLIDAGLLEKDQAGRLTLTKRSFAIPMVGSIQAGLPSHEEEVLSDVISLDEYLVSRPETSFLLQVNGDSMIEAGIMEGDLAIVEKDREPKTGDIVIAEVDGEWTMKYFHRKENSIVLEAANPNYPDIHPRRKLRIGGVVAAVIRKYHT encoded by the coding sequence ATGAAACAGAAACGAACCATCCAGAGCGTATCCGGACAGATTGGTCGGTTTTACCGGGAACACCGCCGCATGCCCTCATTTTCCGAGATGGTCGGCCTGTTGGGTGTCAGGTCCAAAAGCGTCGTCAATTTCTGGGTCGACAAGTTGATCGATGCCGGGCTTCTCGAAAAAGATCAGGCGGGGCGGTTGACCCTGACGAAGCGATCCTTTGCGATTCCCATGGTCGGCAGTATTCAGGCCGGGCTCCCCTCTCATGAAGAAGAGGTGCTTTCCGATGTCATTTCCCTGGACGAATACCTGGTTTCCAGGCCTGAGACCTCATTCTTGTTGCAGGTCAATGGTGATTCCATGATCGAAGCGGGCATCATGGAAGGGGATCTCGCAATCGTTGAAAAGGATAGAGAGCCAAAAACCGGTGACATTGTGATTGCCGAAGTGGACGGCGAATGGACCATGAAATATTTCCACCGGAAAGAGAACAGTATCGTGCTTGAAGCGGCAAACCCGAACTACCCCGACATCCATCCCCGCAGGAAACTCAGGATAGGGGGCGTTGTGGCCGCTGTAATCCGGAAATACCATACATGA
- the dinB gene encoding DNA polymerase IV: MRRILHIDMDAFFAAVEEKRNPALKGKPVVIGGRGDPTRRGVVSTADYEARKYGIHSGMPLRTAFKLCPSAIFLPVDCEAYAAVSRRFKKVLVGVTPIMEDVGIDEAFLDISALPDSNEAIAAAIKAGIYDATGLTCSIGIAPNKLLAKIASDMRKPDGLTILTDNDIKRGLWPLPIRKLHGIGPKTEENLKALNVETIGQLAQFSLETLVGRFGHFYGHYLHDAARGIDDRPVVTHREPKSFSREETFQEDVRNWQAIARTIAEQTKEVVSDLVGQGYGARTVTVKIRYSDFRTITRSCSVSESVRKEDDIRRMAFSCLKRVDLEGKKVRLVGVRVGNIKTCEPRGSTR, translated from the coding sequence ATGAGAAGAATCCTGCACATCGACATGGACGCCTTCTTTGCCGCTGTGGAAGAGAAGCGAAATCCCGCGCTGAAGGGGAAACCCGTTGTCATCGGCGGCCGGGGCGATCCGACCAGGCGGGGTGTTGTTTCCACAGCCGACTATGAAGCCAGGAAATATGGTATTCATTCGGGGATGCCGCTGAGAACCGCATTCAAGCTCTGTCCCTCGGCGATTTTTCTTCCTGTAGATTGCGAGGCCTATGCCGCCGTTTCCCGTCGATTCAAAAAGGTGCTGGTCGGTGTCACGCCGATAATGGAGGATGTCGGTATTGATGAAGCCTTTCTGGATATTTCGGCTCTGCCGGACTCCAACGAAGCCATCGCCGCCGCTATCAAGGCTGGAATTTATGACGCGACGGGACTGACCTGTTCCATCGGTATCGCCCCGAACAAGCTCCTGGCAAAAATCGCATCAGACATGCGGAAGCCCGATGGTCTTACCATTCTTACCGACAACGATATAAAACGCGGGTTATGGCCCCTGCCGATCAGAAAATTACACGGGATCGGACCCAAAACGGAAGAGAACCTGAAAGCGCTGAACGTTGAAACCATCGGGCAGCTGGCACAATTCTCTCTTGAGACACTGGTCGGGCGATTCGGCCATTTCTACGGACATTACCTTCATGACGCGGCGAGAGGCATCGACGACAGACCTGTTGTAACGCACCGGGAACCAAAATCATTCAGTCGCGAGGAAACCTTTCAGGAAGATGTGAGAAACTGGCAGGCCATCGCCAGGACCATCGCGGAGCAGACAAAGGAGGTCGTTTCCGATCTCGTCGGGCAGGGCTACGGAGCAAGAACCGTGACAGTGAAAATCCGCTACAGTGACTTCCGGACGATAACGAGAAGCTGCTCAGTTTCTGAAAGTGTCAGAAAAGAAGATGACATACGACGCATGGCCTTTTCCTGTTTGAAGCGGGTCGATCTCGAGGGGAAGAAGGTCCGGCTGGTCGGCGTCAGGGTCGGCAACATCAAAACCTGTGAACCCCGGGGCAGCACCCGTTAA
- a CDS encoding GNAT family N-acetyltransferase, whose protein sequence is MIRPLTPSDRNAVSLLLQATGVFSREEHRVAMELVDEILQKGAASGYRGFGFYGTDRTLFGYICFGPVPMTAHSFDLYWIAVDPGTARRGIGSKLLAFMEASITDQGGGTVYIETSSTAPYEAARALYRKHGYSLAAVLKDFYRDKDNKLVFRKEIMACEK, encoded by the coding sequence GTGATTCGACCCCTTACACCTTCCGACAGAAACGCTGTAAGCCTGCTTCTTCAGGCCACGGGCGTGTTCAGCAGGGAAGAACACCGTGTGGCCATGGAACTGGTTGATGAAATTCTTCAAAAAGGAGCCGCGAGCGGGTACCGCGGTTTTGGCTTTTACGGTACGGACAGGACCCTTTTCGGCTATATCTGCTTCGGACCGGTTCCCATGACGGCGCACTCCTTCGATCTCTACTGGATTGCCGTTGATCCCGGCACGGCAAGGCGCGGCATCGGCTCGAAACTGCTGGCATTCATGGAGGCTTCCATCACCGACCAGGGAGGGGGAACGGTCTATATCGAGACATCGTCCACGGCCCCCTACGAAGCCGCGAGGGCCCTGTACCGAAAGCACGGCTACTCTCTGGCGGCCGTTTTAAAAGACTTCTATCGCGACAAAGACAACAAACTCGTCTTTCGCAAGGAGATCATGGCCTGTGAAAAGTAG
- a CDS encoding DUF1571 domain-containing protein translates to MRIILAIIVILALGAPFPGGAVEMKQGQVEDQDFIIESLDGLISKARIRMENVTDYSCTIYKREYIKGRLLPLEIIEIKFMRPFSLYMKWVEGRLQGRELICRKGWNDNKIMVHDGGRFKKKFVVNIDPDSAMAMKDNRHSVHEMDIGYVINLFARDIMIIKEDPARETIVTNLGMRVVYGQESMCFETIMPKDRYPELYARKTFVCYDIHESIPTWVQVWDIEDGILRLVEDYRYADVRLNRGLTPWDFDPQNPDYEFVRRAWRTAP, encoded by the coding sequence ATGAGAATAATACTGGCAATTATTGTGATCTTGGCACTGGGTGCTCCTTTTCCGGGAGGGGCAGTTGAGATGAAGCAAGGTCAGGTGGAAGACCAGGATTTTATAATAGAATCTCTTGATGGGTTGATCAGTAAAGCGCGGATCCGAATGGAAAACGTCACTGACTATAGCTGCACCATCTACAAGCGAGAGTACATAAAGGGGAGACTGCTACCACTGGAAATCATTGAGATCAAGTTCATGAGGCCTTTCTCGCTCTATATGAAATGGGTTGAAGGCAGATTGCAGGGCAGGGAACTTATCTGCCGCAAGGGATGGAATGACAACAAGATAATGGTTCACGACGGTGGGCGGTTTAAGAAGAAATTCGTCGTAAATATTGATCCTGACAGTGCGATGGCTATGAAAGACAACCGCCACAGCGTTCATGAAATGGATATCGGGTACGTCATCAATCTTTTTGCACGTGACATAATGATCATTAAAGAGGACCCCGCTCGTGAAACAATTGTGACTAACCTGGGAATGAGGGTTGTGTATGGGCAGGAAAGTATGTGTTTTGAAACAATAATGCCGAAAGATCGATATCCGGAATTGTATGCGCGCAAAACTTTTGTCTGTTATGACATACATGAATCCATTCCCACTTGGGTGCAGGTGTGGGATATAGAGGACGGCATACTCCGTCTTGTGGAAGACTACAGATACGCTGATGTACGTTTGAATAGGGGTTTAACACCCTGGGATTTCGACCCACAAAATCCCGACTATGAATTTGTGCGCCGTGCATGGCGCACAGCGCCTTGA
- a CDS encoding alanyl-tRNA editing protein, whose amino-acid sequence MTVKAFWEDPYATSHRSYVSSVEGREVELESTIFFAFSGGQESDQGTIDGIPVIAAGRDGLQIKYTLPHDHGLVVGQPVQVDIDWDRRYRLMRLHFAAELILELVYKEWGEVPKIGAHIGRDKARIDFALTENITPHLLPLSEKANEIISLNLDIRTGFDDVQNERRYWEINGFSKVPCGGTHVRSTGEIGPIRLKRNNIGRGKERIEIFLCER is encoded by the coding sequence ATGACAGTCAAAGCATTTTGGGAAGATCCCTATGCCACTTCACACAGATCGTATGTGTCTTCTGTCGAAGGTCGCGAAGTTGAACTGGAATCGACAATTTTCTTTGCGTTCTCCGGCGGCCAGGAGAGCGATCAAGGAACAATCGACGGGATTCCTGTCATTGCAGCCGGAAGGGACGGACTACAGATAAAGTATACCCTCCCTCACGATCACGGACTTGTTGTTGGTCAGCCTGTACAGGTAGATATTGATTGGGATCGGCGCTACCGGTTGATGCGCCTTCATTTCGCCGCAGAGTTGATTCTTGAGCTTGTTTACAAAGAATGGGGGGAAGTCCCTAAAATAGGCGCGCACATAGGACGAGACAAGGCTCGCATCGACTTCGCGTTGACGGAAAATATAACCCCGCACCTCTTGCCTCTTTCAGAAAAAGCCAACGAAATCATTTCCCTGAACCTGGATATTAGAACAGGGTTCGATGATGTTCAGAATGAGCGGAGATACTGGGAAATCAATGGCTTCTCGAAAGTTCCCTGCGGAGGGACGCATGTCAGATCTACAGGAGAGATTGGCCCGATCAGACTCAAGAGAAACAACATCGGCAGGGGCAAGGAACGCATTGAAATTTTTCTCTGCGAGCGGTGA
- a CDS encoding electron transfer flavoprotein subunit beta/FixA family protein: protein MNIVVCLKQVPDTTDVKIDPETHTLIREGIPSIINPVDMYAIEEAIRLKEKFGGKVTAMTLGPPQSLKALREAVAMGVDEAVQLSDRAFAGSDSWATSYTLALAIRKLGKFDLVLCGKQAIDGDTGQVGPGIASQLDIAQLTYVFRIVGLDPEARLITVERLLEEGREIVEAGLPALLTVVKDINQPRSASLFQIREASKRTIPTWTAADLPGADPSMLGLKGSPTQVIQVFSPPMRTGAVEFIKANTVKESAAILAERIIAEKIL, encoded by the coding sequence GTGAATATCGTCGTCTGTCTGAAGCAGGTACCGGATACAACGGATGTCAAGATCGATCCGGAGACGCATACCCTCATCCGTGAAGGCATCCCCAGCATCATCAACCCCGTTGACATGTACGCAATTGAAGAGGCCATTCGCCTGAAGGAGAAGTTCGGGGGCAAGGTTACAGCCATGACACTGGGACCTCCGCAATCTCTCAAGGCCCTCAGAGAGGCCGTGGCAATGGGGGTGGATGAGGCTGTTCAGCTTTCCGACCGCGCCTTTGCCGGTTCGGACTCCTGGGCCACCTCCTACACCCTGGCACTGGCAATCAGGAAACTGGGTAAATTCGACCTCGTTCTGTGCGGTAAACAGGCCATCGACGGCGACACGGGACAGGTGGGGCCGGGCATTGCCAGCCAGCTCGACATCGCGCAACTCACCTATGTCTTCAGGATCGTCGGCCTCGACCCGGAAGCCCGTCTGATCACTGTGGAGCGCCTCCTGGAGGAGGGACGGGAGATCGTCGAGGCCGGCCTCCCCGCCCTTCTCACGGTGGTCAAGGACATCAACCAGCCCCGCTCCGCCTCTCTTTTCCAGATTCGTGAAGCCTCGAAGCGGACCATCCCCACTTGGACGGCCGCCGACCTGCCGGGGGCGGACCCGTCCATGCTGGGCCTGAAAGGCAGCCCGACGCAAGTGATACAGGTCTTCAGTCCCCCCATGCGGACGGGTGCCGTGGAATTCATCAAGGCAAACACGGTAAAGGAATCGGCGGCGATATTGGCCGAGAGAATTATCGCGGAAAAGATTCTTTGA
- a CDS encoding ATP-grasp domain-containing protein, with protein sequence MRIGMTYDRIDDYLSTGYSREAVAEFDSKETIDAIAGALHELGHEPIAIGNVRALTARLATGDRWDLVFNIAEGLKGFGRESQVPALLEAYDIPYTFSDPLTLALSLHKGMAKHVLRDLHIPTPDFAVVKDTEDMEHISLPWPLFVKPVAEGTSKGIRESSRVTNRADLVAHCARIIGDFKQPALVETYLPGREFTVGILGTGKRAACLGVLEVLLRGNAEKGVYSFANKEHYKERVIYRLVRDRGALKAAETALAAWRGLGCRDAGRVDIREDEEGIPNVIELNPLAGLHPVNSDLSILASRTGMPYRSLIRAILDAALTRMEDTPASMAL encoded by the coding sequence ATGAGAATCGGCATGACCTACGACCGTATCGACGACTACCTCAGCACCGGCTACAGCCGGGAAGCCGTCGCCGAGTTTGACTCGAAGGAAACCATCGACGCGATAGCGGGAGCGCTCCACGAGCTGGGACATGAGCCGATCGCCATCGGTAACGTCCGGGCACTGACGGCCCGCCTTGCAACCGGTGACCGATGGGACCTGGTTTTCAACATTGCCGAAGGACTCAAGGGGTTCGGAAGGGAATCTCAGGTGCCTGCACTGCTGGAGGCCTATGACATTCCCTACACCTTCTCCGATCCTCTGACGCTGGCCCTTTCGCTCCACAAGGGAATGGCGAAGCACGTGCTGCGGGACCTGCATATCCCTACACCGGACTTTGCGGTCGTGAAGGATACGGAAGATATGGAGCATATCTCCCTCCCCTGGCCACTCTTCGTAAAACCCGTTGCTGAAGGCACGAGCAAGGGTATCCGGGAATCCTCGCGGGTAACGAACCGTGCCGATCTTGTCGCCCATTGTGCCAGGATCATCGGCGATTTCAAGCAACCGGCCCTGGTTGAAACCTATCTTCCGGGCCGTGAGTTTACCGTGGGAATCCTGGGAACGGGCAAAAGGGCGGCGTGTCTCGGCGTTCTTGAGGTCCTGCTTCGGGGAAACGCTGAAAAGGGAGTATATTCCTTCGCGAACAAGGAACACTACAAAGAACGGGTGATCTATCGTCTCGTCCGGGATCGGGGTGCCCTGAAAGCGGCGGAAACGGCCCTCGCGGCATGGCGCGGCCTCGGTTGCCGTGACGCCGGACGAGTCGATATCCGGGAAGATGAAGAAGGTATTCCGAATGTCATCGAGTTGAACCCTCTCGCCGGGCTTCACCCGGTAAATTCGGACCTGTCCATTCTCGCTTCCCGAACGGGAATGCCCTACAGGTCCCTCATCAGGGCGATACTTGACGCCGCGCTGACCCGTATGGAAGACACGCCGGCCTCCATGGCACTATGA
- a CDS encoding N-formylglutamate amidohydrolase, which produces MKSRATTVTTGSDILVVVPHSGIVIPPEIALDDLSVELSDLVKNVDWHTQWLYDFRDILANHHIVFPYCSILLDANRDPARIEESVPLLDAFGRPVYRQGCEPSPSMRAAWSEKYLKPFHRSIEQTISAGAELLFDGHSTVPARGIVENQVDIMNFQHTDDDEKPLHYCPDGIVETYAAELRTRLPDVLVTVNGSEYYRVHGHVCAAHSVNAAKRVGARAPAFIQETCEGLFKNRDGTPDVAKINRLRRIFAESLVQTLRSIHESQKPTLIDLHGGRQTYDYDCGAQALQTVMHYYGTDIRGDALMEALETSEKEGTPPQALVSVAGRFGFEVKYGTHWSLNQVKDYVRMGTPVIVLLQAWADRYMTLDEWRREWDHGHYVIAIGLDKDVLLFEDPASIRRTWLREREFLARWHDADPRTGEKYEHFGMVLLGKQPSQRVLEHMD; this is translated from the coding sequence GTGAAAAGTAGGGCGACAACCGTCACGACCGGCTCGGATATCCTGGTGGTGGTGCCCCACAGCGGCATCGTGATACCTCCTGAAATTGCCCTCGATGACCTGTCTGTCGAGCTCTCCGACCTCGTGAAAAATGTCGACTGGCATACCCAATGGCTCTACGATTTTCGGGATATCCTCGCGAACCATCATATCGTTTTCCCCTATTGCAGCATCCTCCTCGATGCGAACCGTGACCCGGCCCGCATCGAAGAAAGCGTCCCGCTGCTGGATGCCTTCGGACGCCCTGTTTACCGGCAAGGCTGTGAACCCTCACCATCCATGCGTGCCGCCTGGTCGGAAAAGTACCTGAAGCCCTTTCACCGGAGCATCGAGCAGACAATTTCCGCCGGCGCTGAACTTCTGTTCGACGGTCATTCCACGGTTCCCGCTCGCGGGATCGTCGAAAACCAGGTCGACATCATGAATTTTCAGCATACCGACGACGATGAAAAGCCGCTTCACTACTGCCCCGATGGTATCGTGGAAACCTATGCCGCCGAACTGCGCACGCGCCTTCCCGATGTCCTGGTCACTGTGAACGGTTCGGAATATTACCGTGTTCACGGCCACGTGTGCGCCGCCCATTCAGTCAATGCCGCAAAGCGTGTCGGAGCCCGTGCACCCGCCTTTATCCAGGAAACCTGTGAGGGCCTGTTCAAGAACAGGGACGGCACTCCCGACGTGGCGAAAATCAACCGGCTTCGCCGGATATTTGCCGAATCCCTCGTGCAGACACTCCGGTCAATTCACGAATCGCAGAAGCCGACACTGATCGATCTGCACGGTGGCAGGCAAACCTATGACTACGACTGCGGTGCCCAGGCCTTGCAGACGGTGATGCATTACTACGGAACGGATATCCGGGGAGACGCGCTGATGGAAGCCCTGGAAACATCCGAAAAAGAGGGAACGCCTCCACAGGCTCTTGTCAGCGTCGCCGGGCGTTTCGGCTTCGAAGTGAAATACGGGACGCACTGGTCGCTGAACCAGGTCAAGGATTATGTCAGGATGGGAACCCCGGTGATCGTCCTTCTGCAGGCCTGGGCGGACCGGTACATGACACTCGACGAGTGGCGCCGTGAATGGGACCACGGCCATTACGTCATAGCCATCGGTCTTGACAAGGATGTTCTCCTGTTTGAAGATCCCGCTTCGATCCGGCGCACATGGCTGAGGGAGCGGGAGTTTCTCGCGCGATGGCATGACGCGGATCCGAGAACAGGCGAAAAATACGAACACTTCGGCATGGTCCTCCTGGGAAAACAGCCCTCACAGAGAGTCCTCGAACATATGGATTGA